In Limnohabitans sp. TEGF004, the genomic window TCTGACATTTCGGTTAGCACTTCGCCCTTCAAACCACGGGTGAGTGCGCCCAGTGGGAACACGCGTGCGCGGTGCAGTTTCTCGGCGCGGAACTTGAGCATTTCAATCAAGCCTGGCTCGTCCAACACGGGGTCGGTGTCGGGTGGGCACACGAGGCTGGTCACACCACCGGCCACAGCGGCCATGAGCTCGGAAGCCAGCATGCCTTCGTGTTCGTAGCCGGGTTCGCGCAAACGCACTTGCAAGTCGACCAAGCCGGGGGCGACGATGCAGCCCTTGGCGTCGATGGTTTGATCGGCTTTGAAGTTGGCGGGCAACTTCTCACCTGCTTTGGCTATGGCAACGATATGGCCATCAGCCACCGCCACATCAGCCACGTGGTCAAAACCAGAGGCTGGGTCGATCACGCGACCGTTTTGAATCAGGATGTTCATGCTTCATTCCCCGCCACGATCGACATCACGGCCATACGCACAGCAATACCAAACGTCACCTGCGACAAGATGACACTTTGCGGTCCATCGACCACAGCAGATTCAATCTCCACACCACGGTTGATGGGACCGGGGTGCATCACGATGGCATCGGGCTTAGCCAGTTGCAACTTCTCTTGCGTGAGGCCAAACGATTTGAAATATTCTTGGCTCGATGGCAACAGTGCGCCGCTCATGCGTTCGTTTTGCAAGCGCAACATGATGACCACGTCGCAACCCTTGATGCCTTCTTCGAGGTTGTTGAACACCTTCACACCCATGGCCGACAAGTCGCTGGGCACCAATGTCTTGGGGCCCACCACGCGCACTTCGGCACAGCCGAGTGTGGTGAGGGCGTGAATGTCAGAGCGCGCCACACGTGAGTGCAACACATCGCCCACGATGGCTACCGTGAGGTTGGCAAAGTCACCTTTGTAATGACGGATGGTGTACATGTCCAGCAAACCCTGCGTGGGGTGTGCATGACGGCCGTCACCAGCGTTGACCA contains:
- a CDS encoding aspartate carbamoyltransferase catalytic subunit yields the protein MLYKRNPQLNKNGELIHLLSTEGLSRNILTHILDTAANFVSVNDREVKKVPLLRGKSVFNLFFENSTRTRTTFEIAATRLSADVFNLDIARSSAAKGESLLDTIANLSAMAADIFVVRHSESGAPYLIAEHVAPHVHVVNAGDGRHAHPTQGLLDMYTIRHYKGDFANLTVAIVGDVLHSRVARSDIHALTTLGCAEVRVVGPKTLVPSDLSAMGVKVFNNLEEGIKGCDVVIMLRLQNERMSGALLPSSQEYFKSFGLTQEKLQLAKPDAIVMHPGPINRGVEIESAVVDGPQSVILSQVTFGIAVRMAVMSIVAGNEA